A stretch of the Streptococcus oralis genome encodes the following:
- a CDS encoding QueT transporter family protein: MKKLTVRDMADIAIVAAIYVVLTITPPINVLSFGVYQFRISEMLNFLAFYNPKYIIGVTIGCMIANLFSSFGLIDVFVGGGSTLVFLSLGVWLFAKYSKDYLFNGLIRKDHFFFSILFSISMITIAAELHILTEAPFFFTWFSTGIGEFASLIVGAILIGKLGQRIDLTK, encoded by the coding sequence ATGAAAAAATTAACTGTTCGTGACATGGCAGACATCGCTATCGTTGCTGCTATTTATGTAGTTTTGACTATTACGCCACCAATCAATGTTCTTAGTTTTGGGGTGTATCAGTTCCGTATTTCAGAAATGTTGAATTTTTTGGCATTTTACAACCCTAAATACATCATCGGTGTGACAATTGGATGTATGATTGCTAATTTATTTAGTAGTTTTGGCCTAATAGATGTCTTTGTCGGTGGAGGTTCTACCCTAGTTTTCCTTAGTCTAGGGGTATGGCTCTTTGCAAAATACAGCAAAGATTACCTCTTTAACGGATTGATTCGAAAAGATCATTTCTTCTTTTCAATCCTCTTCTCTATTTCAATGATTACCATTGCAGCTGAACTCCATATCTTGACAGAAGCTCCCTTCTTCTTCACATGGTTCTCTACTGGAATTGGTGAGTTTGCATCACTTATAGTGGGAGCGATTTTGATTGGTAAACTGGGACAGCGAATCGATCTAACAAAATAA
- a CDS encoding aspartate-semialdehyde dehydrogenase: MGYTVAVVGATGAVGAQMIKMLEESTLPIDKIRYLASARSAGKTLKFKDQDITIEETTETAFEGVDIALFSAGGSTSAKYAPYAVQAGAVVVDNTSYFRQNPDVPLVVPEVNAHALDAHNGIIACPNCSTIQMMVALEPVRQKWGLDRIIVSTYQAVSGAGMGAILETQRELREVLNDGVNPRDLHAEILPSGGDKKHYPIAFNALPQIDVFTDNDYTYEEMKMTKETKKIMEDDSIAVSATCVRIPVLSAHSESVYIETKEVAPIEEVKAAIAAFPGAVLEDDVAHQIYPQAINAVGSRDTFVGRIRKDLDAEKGIHMWVVSDNLLKGAAWNSVQIAETLHERGLVRPTAELKFELK, from the coding sequence ATGGGATATACAGTTGCTGTAGTCGGCGCGACAGGTGCTGTCGGAGCTCAGATGATAAAAATGTTGGAAGAATCAACACTTCCGATCGATAAAATTCGTTACCTTGCTTCTGCACGTTCAGCAGGCAAGACTTTGAAATTTAAAGACCAAGATATTACGATTGAAGAAACGACTGAGACCGCTTTTGAGGGTGTTGATATTGCACTCTTCTCAGCAGGTGGTTCGACATCAGCTAAGTATGCACCATACGCAGTTCAAGCTGGAGCGGTAGTAGTAGATAACACATCTTATTTCCGCCAAAATCCAGACGTACCTTTGGTTGTTCCAGAGGTCAATGCTCACGCACTTGATGCCCACAACGGGATTATTGCTTGCCCTAACTGTTCAACAATCCAAATGATGGTGGCGCTTGAGCCTGTTCGTCAAAAATGGGGCTTGGACCGTATCATCGTTTCAACTTACCAAGCGGTCTCAGGTGCTGGTATGGGAGCGATTCTTGAAACACAACGTGAACTTCGTGAAGTCTTGAATGATGGTGTGAATCCACGTGATTTGCATGCGGAAATCTTGCCTTCAGGTGGTGATAAGAAACACTATCCTATCGCCTTTAACGCTCTTCCACAAATCGATGTCTTCACTGACAATGATTACACTTACGAAGAGATGAAGATGACCAAGGAAACGAAGAAAATCATGGAAGATGATAGCATCGCAGTGTCTGCAACATGTGTGCGTATTCCTGTCTTGTCAGCTCACTCTGAGTCTGTTTACATTGAAACAAAAGAAGTGGCCCCAATCGAAGAAGTGAAAGCAGCTATCGCAGCCTTTCCAGGTGCAGTTCTTGAAGATGATGTAGCTCATCAAATCTATCCGCAAGCCATCAATGCAGTTGGTTCACGTGATACCTTTGTTGGTCGTATCCGAAAAGACTTGGATGCTGAAAAAGGAATCCATATGTGGGTTGTTTCAGATAACCTTCTTAAAGGTGCTGCCTGGAACTCAGTTCAGATTGCAGAAACGCTTCACGAACGTGGATTGGTTCGTCCAACAGCTGAGTTGAAATTTGAATTAAAATAG
- the mnmE gene encoding tRNA uridine-5-carboxymethylaminomethyl(34) synthesis GTPase MnmE, which produces MITREFDTIAAISTPLGEGAIGIVRLSGTDSFAIAQKIFKGKDLSKVASHTLNYGHIVDPLTEKVMDEVMVGAMKSPKTFTCEDIIEINTHGGIAVTNEILQLVIREGARMAEPGEFTKRAFLNGRVDLTQAEAVMDIIRAKTDKAMNIAVKQLDGSLSDLINNTRREILNTLAQVEVNIDYPEYDDVEEATTAVVREKTMEFEQLLTNLLRTARRGKILREGISTAIIGRPNVGKSSLLNNLLREDKAIVTDIAGTTRDVIEEYVNINGVPLKLIDTAGIRETDDVVEQIGVERSKKALKEADLVLLVLNASEPLTAQDRQLLEISQDTNRIILLNKTDLPEAIETSELPEDVIRISVLKNQNIDKIEERINNLFFENAGLVEQDVTYLSNARHISLIEKAVESLQAVNEGLELGMPVDLLQVDLTRTWEILGEITGDAAPDELITQLFSQFCLGK; this is translated from the coding sequence ATGATTACACGTGAATTTGATACCATCGCTGCTATCTCTACTCCACTAGGTGAAGGAGCCATTGGTATTGTCCGCCTGAGCGGAACAGATAGTTTTGCCATTGCGCAAAAGATTTTCAAAGGGAAAGACTTGAGTAAGGTTGCTAGCCACACTCTTAACTATGGTCACATTGTTGATCCTCTGACTGAAAAAGTCATGGACGAGGTCATGGTTGGAGCCATGAAGTCTCCAAAGACCTTCACTTGTGAAGATATTATCGAGATTAACACCCACGGTGGGATTGCCGTGACCAATGAAATTCTTCAACTTGTAATACGTGAAGGAGCTCGTATGGCAGAACCTGGTGAATTTACCAAGCGCGCCTTTCTAAATGGACGTGTGGACTTGACTCAGGCTGAGGCAGTGATGGACATCATTCGTGCCAAGACAGATAAGGCCATGAATATTGCAGTCAAACAATTGGACGGTTCTCTTTCTGACCTCATTAATAATACTCGCCGAGAAATCCTCAATACACTTGCCCAAGTTGAGGTCAATATTGACTATCCTGAGTATGATGATGTTGAGGAAGCTACTACTGCTGTTGTCCGCGAGAAGACTATGGAGTTTGAACAATTGCTAACCAATCTCCTTAGAACAGCTCGTCGCGGTAAGATCCTTCGCGAAGGAATTTCAACAGCTATCATCGGCCGTCCCAACGTTGGAAAATCGAGCCTCCTCAACAACCTCTTGCGTGAGGACAAGGCCATCGTTACAGACATCGCTGGTACCACCCGTGATGTCATCGAAGAATACGTCAACATTAATGGTGTACCTCTCAAATTGATTGATACAGCTGGAATTCGGGAAACAGATGATGTCGTGGAACAAATCGGAGTTGAACGCTCCAAGAAAGCCCTCAAGGAAGCTGACTTGGTACTACTAGTACTAAATGCCAGCGAACCACTAACCGCCCAAGACCGCCAACTCCTAGAAATCAGTCAAGATACTAACCGCATTATTTTACTTAATAAAACAGACCTGCCAGAAGCGATTGAAACTTCAGAACTTCCTGAAGATGTCATTCGTATTTCAGTTCTTAAAAATCAAAACATTGATAAAATTGAAGAGCGTATCAATAACCTCTTCTTTGAAAATGCTGGTTTGGTCGAGCAAGATGTCACTTACCTGTCTAATGCCCGTCATATTTCCTTGATTGAGAAGGCTGTTGAAAGCCTACAAGCTGTTAATGAAGGTCTTGAACTGGGGATGCCAGTTGACTTGCTTCAAGTTGACTTGACTCGTACTTGGGAAATCCTCGGAGAAATCACTGGGGATGCTGCTCCAGATGAACTCATCACCCAGCTCTTTAGCCAATTCTGTTTAGGAAAATAA
- a CDS encoding nucleoid-associated protein — translation MDIYIKKAIIHQFSPDDTELFLADKFLNITPKIEEYLRKKIERVYSDEAKTGIFEEENPFFNHITDDLLETSVTLANLWKEEFSISENLKTNDLIFVQFSKEGVEHFAFLRIALRETLTHLGGEVDNPIKLTQNNLPGFGTGADEALVVNLQSRKYHLIEKRIKYNGTFLNYFSENLLAVAPKISPKKSIKELEKTAQRIAESFNTDDFQFQSKVKSAIFNNLEENNELSPEKLANDLFDNNLTARLSFIDQVKEAVPEPVQFDEIDASRQLKKFENQKLSLSNGIELIVPNNVYQDAESVEFIQNDNGTYSILIKNIEDIQSK, via the coding sequence ATGGACATTTATATTAAGAAAGCCATTATCCATCAGTTTAGCCCGGATGATACAGAGCTGTTTCTAGCGGATAAGTTTCTCAATATCACTCCAAAAATCGAAGAATACCTGCGCAAAAAAATTGAACGCGTGTATTCAGATGAAGCCAAGACTGGGATTTTCGAAGAAGAAAATCCCTTCTTCAATCATATCACGGATGATTTGTTGGAGACATCAGTAACACTGGCTAATCTCTGGAAAGAGGAGTTTAGCATTTCTGAAAATCTCAAGACCAATGACTTGATTTTTGTTCAGTTTTCTAAAGAAGGCGTTGAACATTTCGCTTTTTTGCGAATTGCTCTACGTGAGACCTTGACTCACCTTGGTGGAGAAGTTGATAACCCAATTAAGCTAACTCAGAATAACCTACCTGGATTTGGAACGGGGGCTGATGAGGCTTTGGTGGTCAATCTTCAAAGTCGCAAGTACCATCTCATCGAGAAACGCATCAAGTATAATGGGACTTTTTTGAATTATTTTTCAGAAAATCTCCTTGCTGTCGCTCCTAAGATTTCTCCCAAGAAATCCATCAAGGAACTGGAAAAAACGGCTCAGAGAATTGCAGAGTCCTTTAACACAGATGATTTTCAGTTTCAATCCAAGGTCAAATCAGCGATTTTCAACAATCTGGAAGAAAACAATGAGTTGTCTCCTGAAAAATTAGCCAACGACCTTTTTGATAATAATCTGACAGCTCGCTTGAGCTTTATCGACCAAGTCAAGGAAGCTGTACCAGAACCAGTCCAGTTTGATGAAATTGATGCCAGTCGTCAGCTCAAGAAATTTGAAAACCAAAAACTTTCCTTGTCAAATGGAATTGAGCTCATCGTTCCCAATAACGTCTATCAAGATGCGGAGTCTGTTGAGTTTATCCAAAATGACAATGGAACCTATTCTATCTTAATCAAAAATATCGAGGATATTCAAAGTAAATAA
- the glyA gene encoding serine hydroxymethyltransferase produces MIFDKDDFKAYDADLWNAIAKEEERQQNNIELIASENVVSKAVMAAQGSILTNKYAEGYPGRRYYGGTDVVDVVETLAIERAKEIFGAKFANVQPHSGSQANCAAYMALIEPGDTVMGMDLAAGGHLTHGAPVSFSGQTYNFVSYSVDPETELLDFDAILKQAQEVKPKLIVAGASAYSQIIDFSKFREIADAVGAKLMVDMAHIAGLVAAGLHPSPVPYAHITTTTTHKTLRGPRGGLILTNDEDLAKKINSAIFPGIQGGPLEHVVAAKAVSFKEVLDPAFKEYAANVIKNSKAMVEVFLQDPDFRIISGGTENHLFLVDVTKVVENGKVAQNLLDEVNITLNKNSIPYETLSPFKTSGIRIGSAAITARGFGEEESRKVAELIIKTLKNAENEAVLEEVRSEVKALTDAFPLYED; encoded by the coding sequence ATGATTTTTGACAAAGACGATTTTAAAGCATACGATGCTGATCTCTGGAATGCTATTGCCAAAGAAGAAGAACGCCAGCAAAACAATATTGAGTTGATTGCTTCGGAAAACGTGGTTTCCAAGGCTGTTATGGCAGCTCAAGGGTCTATCTTGACGAATAAATATGCTGAAGGTTACCCAGGACGCCGTTATTATGGTGGAACTGATGTAGTAGACGTGGTAGAAACTCTAGCTATTGAACGTGCAAAAGAAATTTTCGGTGCTAAATTCGCCAATGTCCAACCTCACTCAGGAAGCCAAGCTAACTGTGCGGCTTACATGGCCTTGATTGAGCCTGGTGATACCGTTATGGGGATGGATTTGGCAGCAGGTGGACACTTGACCCACGGAGCTCCAGTTAGCTTCTCTGGTCAAACCTACAACTTTGTTTCCTATAGTGTGGATCCTGAAACAGAACTCTTGGACTTTGATGCTATCTTGAAACAAGCCCAAGAAGTAAAACCAAAACTAATTGTAGCGGGTGCTTCAGCCTATTCTCAAATTATTGACTTCTCAAAATTCCGTGAAATCGCAGATGCTGTTGGAGCTAAGCTCATGGTCGATATGGCCCATATCGCTGGTTTGGTTGCAGCTGGACTCCATCCAAGCCCAGTGCCATACGCTCATATCACTACAACAACGACCCACAAAACTCTTCGTGGACCGCGTGGTGGTTTGATTTTGACAAATGATGAGGACTTAGCTAAGAAAATCAACTCAGCTATTTTCCCTGGTATTCAGGGTGGTCCTTTGGAGCATGTTGTGGCGGCTAAGGCGGTTTCCTTCAAAGAAGTTTTGGACCCAGCCTTCAAGGAATATGCTGCTAATGTCATCAAAAACAGCAAGGCTATGGTTGAAGTCTTCTTGCAGGATCCTGATTTCCGTATCATTTCTGGTGGAACTGAAAATCACCTCTTCCTAGTGGATGTAACCAAGGTTGTAGAAAACGGAAAAGTTGCTCAAAACTTGCTAGATGAAGTTAATATTACCCTAAATAAAAACTCAATTCCATACGAAACCTTGTCACCATTCAAGACAAGTGGGATTCGTATCGGTTCTGCAGCCATCACTGCACGTGGATTTGGTGAAGAAGAAAGCCGTAAAGTAGCTGAACTCATCATTAAAACCCTTAAGAATGCAGAAAATGAAGCTGTCTTAGAAGAAGTGAGAAGCGAAGTCAAAGCATTGACAGATGCCTTCCCACTATACGAGGACTAA
- a CDS encoding L-threonylcarbamoyladenylate synthase codes for MMDRIRQELEKGGAVVLPTETVYGLFAKALDEKAVDHVYQLKRRPRDKALNLNVASLEDILHFSKNQPTYLQKLVEAFLPGPLTIILEANDRVPYWVNSGIATVGFRMPSHPITLDLIRETGPLIGPSANISGQASGVTFAQILEDFDQEVLGLEDDASLTGQDSTILDLSGDKVKILRQGAIKREDILARLPEISFEEE; via the coding sequence ATGATGGACAGGATTAGACAAGAGTTGGAAAAAGGCGGAGCTGTTGTTTTGCCTACAGAGACAGTTTATGGTCTCTTTGCTAAGGCCTTAGACGAAAAAGCTGTCGACCATGTTTACCAACTCAAACGTCGTCCCAGAGATAAGGCACTCAATCTTAATGTCGCTTCTCTAGAGGACATCTTGCACTTTTCAAAGAATCAGCCAACTTATCTACAAAAGCTTGTAGAGGCCTTTTTACCGGGTCCCCTGACCATTATCCTCGAAGCCAATGACCGAGTTCCCTATTGGGTCAACTCTGGTATTGCAACTGTCGGATTTCGGATGCCGAGTCACCCCATTACACTTGATTTGATTCGAGAGACAGGACCCTTGATTGGGCCGTCTGCCAATATTTCAGGTCAGGCAAGTGGCGTGACCTTTGCTCAAATTCTAGAGGATTTTGACCAAGAGGTTCTGGGGCTGGAGGACGATGCTTCTTTAACTGGACAGGATTCGACGATTTTGGATTTGTCTGGAGACAAGGTGAAAATCTTACGCCAGGGGGCGATTAAGCGAGAAGACATTCTTGCTCGGTTGCCAGAGATTTCTTTTGAGGAGGAATGA
- a CDS encoding lysozyme family protein — protein MFKFIRRVLVLAVFLFVGYKAYHIHQDVKQVMTYQPMVREILSERDTPANEELVLAMIYTETKGKERDVMQSSESASGATNTIKDDASSIRQGIQTLTDNLYLAQSKGVDVWTAVQAYNFGPAYIDFIAQNGKENTLALAKRYSRETVAPILGNTTGKTYTYINPISIFHGAELYENGGNYYYSRQVRFNLYIMKFFNFF, from the coding sequence ATGTTTAAATTTATAAGAAGAGTGCTTGTGCTAGCAGTCTTCCTTTTCGTAGGATATAAAGCTTATCATATCCATCAGGATGTTAAACAGGTCATGACCTACCAACCCATGGTTCGAGAAATCTTGAGCGAAAGAGATACTCCAGCCAATGAAGAGTTGGTGCTCGCCATGATTTATACCGAAACGAAGGGTAAAGAGCGGGATGTCATGCAGTCTAGTGAGTCTGCTAGTGGCGCTACCAATACCATCAAAGACGATGCCTCTAGTATTCGCCAAGGGATACAGACACTAACAGATAACCTCTATTTGGCACAGAGCAAAGGAGTAGATGTCTGGACCGCTGTTCAAGCCTATAATTTTGGACCTGCCTATATAGACTTTATCGCTCAGAATGGTAAGGAAAATACTCTGGCACTAGCTAAGCGTTACTCCCGAGAAACGGTCGCTCCTATCCTTGGAAATACCACTGGGAAGACCTATACCTACATCAACCCAATTTCTATCTTTCATGGTGCAGAACTTTATGAAAATGGTGGAAATTATTACTACTCAAGACAGGTTCGCTTTAATCTCTATATCATGAAATTCTTTAATTTCTTTTAA
- a CDS encoding thymidine kinase: protein MAQLYYRYGTMNSGKTIEILKVAYNYEEQGKGVVIMTSALDTRDGVGYVSSRIGMKRPAIAIEETTDIFGYIRDLPEKPYCVLVDEAQFLKRHHVYDLARVVDELDIPVMAFGLKNDFRNELFEGSKYLLLLADKIDEIKTICQYCKKKATMVLRTQDGVPVYDGEQIQIGGNETYISVCRKHYFAPEINKENEEK from the coding sequence ATGGCACAGTTGTATTATCGTTATGGGACCATGAACTCTGGTAAGACGATTGAGATTCTCAAGGTGGCCTATAACTACGAGGAGCAAGGAAAGGGAGTTGTGATTATGACTTCGGCTCTGGATACGCGTGACGGAGTTGGCTATGTATCCAGTCGGATTGGTATGAAACGCCCAGCTATTGCGATTGAGGAAACGACGGATATCTTCGGCTATATCCGAGATTTACCTGAAAAACCTTACTGTGTGTTGGTCGATGAGGCCCAGTTTCTCAAGCGTCACCATGTTTACGACTTAGCTCGTGTTGTTGATGAGTTAGATATACCTGTCATGGCTTTTGGTTTGAAAAATGACTTTCGCAATGAATTGTTCGAAGGTTCCAAATACCTCTTGCTTTTAGCAGATAAGATTGACGAAATCAAGACTATCTGTCAGTATTGTAAGAAAAAGGCGACTATGGTGTTGCGTACGCAGGATGGTGTGCCAGTCTATGATGGCGAACAAATTCAGATCGGTGGAAATGAAACCTATATCTCAGTCTGCCGAAAACATTATTTTGCCCCTGAAATCAATAAGGAGAATGAAGAAAAATGA
- a CDS encoding GNAT family N-acetyltransferase, whose translation MLRDLQETDVNAICEINQEALGYSFSPEDTASQLARLSQDSHHFLLGYEDEVSHVLLGYVHAEVYESLYSKAGFNILGLAVSPQAQGQGIGKSLLQGLDQEAKRRGYGFIRLNSADHRLGAHAFYEKVGYTCDKVQKRFIRIF comes from the coding sequence ATGTTAAGAGATTTGCAAGAAACAGATGTGAATGCTATATGTGAGATTAACCAAGAGGCTTTGGGCTATTCTTTTAGTCCAGAGGACACAGCTAGTCAACTAGCTAGACTGTCTCAGGATTCTCATCATTTCCTACTTGGCTATGAGGATGAGGTCAGCCATGTCCTACTTGGATATGTCCATGCTGAAGTTTATGAATCCCTCTATTCCAAAGCAGGCTTTAATATCTTAGGCTTAGCGGTTTCGCCTCAAGCACAAGGGCAAGGTATCGGTAAAAGTTTACTGCAAGGGTTGGATCAAGAAGCAAAAAGACGGGGTTATGGGTTTATCCGCTTAAACTCTGCTGATCATCGTCTGGGAGCTCATGCATTTTATGAAAAAGTTGGTTATACTTGTGATAAAGTGCAGAAACGGTTTATTCGCATCTTTTAG
- the dapA gene encoding 4-hydroxy-tetrahydrodipicolinate synthase → MSYQDLKECKIITAFITPFHEDGSINFDAIPALIEHLLAHHTDGILLAGTTAESPTLTHDEELELFAAVQKIVNGRVPLIAGVGTNDTRDSIEFVKEVADFGGFAAGLAIVPYYNKPSQEGMYQHFKAIADASDLPIIIYNIPGRVVVELTPETMLRLADHPNIIGVKECTSLANMAYLIEHKPEEFLIYTGEDGDAFHAMNLGADGVISVASHTNGDEMHEMLTAIAESDMKKAAAIQRKFIPKVNALFSYPSPAPVKAVLNYMGFEAGPTRLPLVPAPEEDAKRIIKVVVDGDYEATKATVTGVLRPDY, encoded by the coding sequence ATGTCTTATCAAGATTTAAAAGAGTGTAAAATCATCACAGCCTTTATTACCCCTTTCCATGAGGATGGTTCCATCAACTTTGATGCCATTCCAGCCTTGATTGAGCATTTATTGGCCCATCATACAGATGGAATTCTTCTAGCTGGAACGACTGCTGAGAGTCCGACCTTGACCCACGATGAGGAGTTGGAACTCTTTGCGGCTGTACAAAAGATTGTTAATGGACGTGTTCCTTTGATTGCGGGTGTTGGTACCAATGATACGCGTGACTCGATTGAGTTTGTCAAAGAAGTAGCAGACTTTGGTGGCTTCGCTGCTGGACTTGCTATCGTACCATACTACAACAAACCTTCTCAAGAAGGAATGTATCAGCACTTTAAAGCGATTGCAGATGCTTCTGACCTACCAATTATTATCTATAACATTCCAGGACGCGTAGTAGTGGAATTAACTCCAGAAACCATGCTTCGTTTGGCTGACCATCCAAATATCATTGGTGTCAAAGAATGTACTAGCTTGGCTAATATGGCTTACTTGATTGAGCACAAGCCAGAAGAATTCTTGATTTATACAGGTGAAGATGGAGATGCCTTCCATGCCATGAACCTTGGTGCGGATGGGGTTATTTCTGTTGCCTCCCATACAAATGGAGATGAGATGCACGAGATGCTCACTGCCATTGCAGAAAGCGATATGAAGAAAGCCGCAGCTATTCAGCGCAAGTTCATTCCTAAGGTCAATGCCCTCTTCTCTTATCCAAGCCCTGCTCCAGTTAAGGCTGTTTTGAACTATATGGGATTTGAAGCTGGACCAACTCGATTACCTCTAGTTCCAGCACCAGAGGAAGATGCTAAACGCATTATCAAGGTTGTTGTAGATGGCGACTACGAAGCGACTAAGGCAACCGTAACAGGAGTCCTTAGGCCAGATTACTAA
- the prmC gene encoding peptide chain release factor N(5)-glutamine methyltransferase, which produces MKLAQLFSDFEEALIRQGEEAESLSFVYRSLKNLSFTDFVFALQQEVTEEEKRFVEEIYQQLASHKPAQYIIGQAEFFGMQLKVDERVLIPRPETEELVDLILTENPEESLKILDIGTGSGAIALALAKNRPDWSVTAADISQAALELASENASNQNLNIFFKKSDCFAEISEKYDIIVSNPPYISREDESEVGLNVLHSEPHLALFADEDGLAIYRRIAEDAKDYLTDGGKIYLEIGYKQGQSVPALFRKHLPEKRVRTLKDQFGQDRMVVVDDGQD; this is translated from the coding sequence ATGAAATTAGCCCAATTATTTTCAGATTTTGAAGAAGCGTTGATAAGACAAGGAGAGGAAGCAGAAAGCCTCTCTTTTGTCTATCGTAGCTTAAAAAATCTCTCTTTTACAGACTTTGTCTTTGCCCTCCAGCAAGAGGTAACAGAGGAAGAAAAACGATTTGTAGAAGAAATTTACCAGCAGTTAGCGTCCCATAAACCAGCTCAGTATATCATCGGACAGGCAGAATTCTTTGGAATGCAGTTAAAAGTGGATGAGCGAGTTTTGATTCCTCGGCCAGAGACAGAAGAGTTGGTGGATCTCATCCTCACAGAAAATCCTGAGGAAAGTCTTAAGATTCTAGATATCGGGACTGGAAGTGGTGCCATAGCCCTTGCATTAGCTAAAAACAGACCAGATTGGTCAGTGACAGCAGCAGATATTTCCCAAGCCGCCTTAGAGCTTGCATCAGAGAATGCTAGCAATCAAAATCTTAATATATTTTTTAAAAAATCTGATTGTTTTGCAGAAATTTCTGAAAAATATGATATAATTGTATCCAATCCACCCTATATCTCTCGTGAAGATGAGTCAGAGGTTGGTTTGAATGTTTTGCATTCAGAACCTCATCTAGCTCTCTTTGCAGATGAGGATGGCCTAGCTATTTATCGCAGAATTGCGGAAGATGCAAAAGACTATCTCACAGATGGTGGTAAGATTTACCTTGAAATTGGATACAAGCAAGGTCAAAGTGTTCCTGCGCTTTTTAGGAAACATCTTCCTGAAAAACGGGTACGAACACTCAAGGACCAATTTGGTCAAGATAGGATGGTTGTAGTTGATGATGGACAGGATTAG
- a CDS encoding 4-oxalocrotonate tautomerase produces the protein MPFVRIDLFEGRTLEQRKALAKEVTEAVVRNTGAPQSAVHVIINDMPEGTYFPQGEMRTK, from the coding sequence ATGCCATTTGTACGCATCGATTTATTTGAAGGACGCACGCTCGAGCAAAGGAAAGCTCTGGCTAAGGAAGTAACGGAAGCTGTTGTCCGCAACACTGGAGCCCCTCAATCAGCCGTTCATGTCATCATCAACGACATGCCAGAAGGAACTTACTTCCCACAAGGAGAAATGCGCACCAAATAA
- the prfA gene encoding peptide chain release factor 1: MNIYDQLQAVEDRYEELGELLSDPDVVSDTKRFMELSKEEASTRDTVTAYREYKQVLQNIIDAEEMIKESGGDADLEEMAKQELKDAKAEKEEYEEKLKILLLPKDPNDDKNIILEIRGAAGGDEAALFAGDLLTMYQKYAEAQGWRFEVMEASMNGVGGFKEVVAMVSGQSVYSKLKYESGAHRVQRVPVTESQGRVHTSTATVLVMPEVEEVEYDIDPKDLRVDIYHASGAGGQNVNKVATAVRIVHLPTNIKVEMQEERTQQKNREKAMKIIRARVADHFAQIAQDEQDAERKSTVGTGDRSERIRTYNFPQNRVTDHRIGLTLQKLDMILSGKLDEVVDALVLYDQTQKLEELNK, encoded by the coding sequence ATGAACATCTATGATCAACTACAAGCTGTAGAAGACCGTTATGAAGAATTAGGAGAATTGCTTAGTGACCCTGATGTAGTCTCTGATACCAAGCGTTTTATGGAATTGTCCAAAGAAGAAGCTTCAACCCGTGATACGGTGACGGCTTACCGAGAATACAAACAAGTCCTTCAAAATATCATCGATGCTGAAGAAATGATTAAAGAGTCTGGCGGAGATGCGGACTTGGAAGAAATGGCTAAGCAAGAACTCAAAGACGCCAAGGCTGAAAAAGAAGAATACGAAGAAAAACTCAAAATCTTGCTCCTTCCAAAGGATCCAAACGATGACAAGAACATCATCCTTGAAATCCGTGGAGCAGCTGGTGGAGACGAAGCAGCGCTCTTCGCTGGAGATTTGCTAACTATGTACCAAAAGTATGCGGAAGCCCAAGGCTGGCGCTTTGAAGTCATGGAAGCTTCTATGAATGGTGTTGGTGGTTTCAAAGAAGTGGTTGCCATGGTTTCGGGTCAATCTGTATACTCTAAACTCAAGTATGAGTCTGGAGCCCACCGTGTTCAACGTGTCCCTGTGACAGAAAGTCAAGGGCGTGTTCATACCTCGACAGCGACAGTTCTAGTCATGCCTGAAGTGGAAGAAGTAGAATACGATATCGATCCAAAAGACCTTCGTGTTGACATCTACCACGCATCAGGTGCTGGTGGACAGAACGTCAATAAGGTTGCGACTGCCGTGCGTATCGTTCACTTGCCAACCAATATCAAGGTTGAGATGCAGGAAGAACGTACCCAGCAGAAGAACCGTGAGAAAGCCATGAAAATCATCCGTGCGCGTGTTGCTGACCACTTTGCACAAATTGCCCAGGATGAACAAGACGCTGAGCGTAAGTCAACAGTCGGTACTGGTGACCGTTCAGAACGGATTCGTACTTATAATTTCCCGCAAAACCGTGTTACGGACCACCGTATTGGCTTGACCCTCCAAAAACTAGATATGATTTTATCTGGTAAATTGGATGAAGTTGTGGATGCCTTGGTGCTCTATGACCAAACACAAAAATTAGAAGAATTAAATAAATAA